A single Rattus norvegicus strain BN/NHsdMcwi chromosome 5, GRCr8, whole genome shotgun sequence DNA region contains:
- the Tmem67 gene encoding meckelin isoform X3 has translation MGMGTMVMRTRPLAAMAVRSCFSALTGTVYLLLVLCEVSWAQIFSFPFQRPETCDLNQYFDISALSCAPCGANQRRDALGTSCICLPGYHMISNNGGPSIICKKCPENMKGVTKDGWDCISCPNGLTAEGKCHCPSGHILVERNVSGSLLSQATCELCDGNENSFTKPNALGVRCVRCEPTFVNTSRSCSCSEPHISTGGLCFSNTGNFPQRLISTERYGELGMSSNSEWFTKYLQATAAACWTHSNLTSCQALGNMCVMNMNSYDSTTFDACRLFHYVFEGAAGLTGVHSVPFWRQNLPWLFYGDQPGLASQVLSTTPLPTNFSFKGQNQLKFVAASYDIRGNFIRWQTVKGGVLQLCPDTERRLDAAYSFGTTYQQNCEISLSKLLADFPSPVFYDIYLEYTDEVQHHYLWAIPVLNLNLQHNKLFVNQDSSSSKWLLTRRIFLVDAVSGRENDLGNQPRVIRVATQISLSIRLVPNTKNGNIYTPLLTIAYSDIDIKNAYSQSVKISFSVKYEMNQGDAFVQTDIALGVLGGLAVLSSLLKTAGWKRRIGSPMIDLQ, from the exons ATGGGTATGGGTACCATGGTGATGCGTACAAGGCCTTTGGCGGCCATGGCGGTCAGGTCCTGTTTTTCAGCTCTGACTGGCACTGTGTaccttctcttggttctttgCGAAGTCTCATGGGCCCAaatcttctccttccctttccagcGGCCGGAGACTTGCGATCTCAACCAGTACTTCGACATCTCGGCGCTCTCCTGTGCCCCCTGTGGAGCCAACCAGCGGAGGGACGCACTGG gaACTTCCTGTATATGTCTACCAGGATATCATATGATTTCTAATAATGGAGGACCTTCCATTATTTGTAAAAAGTGTCCAGAAAACATG aaAGGTGTTACCAAAGATGGCTGGGACTGCATTTCTTGCCCTAATGGTTTAACTGCTGAGGGGAAGTGCCACTGTCCCAGTGGCCATATATTAG TGGAAAGAAATGTTAGCGGGTCTTTGTTATCCCAAGCAACTTGTGAGCTTTGTGATGGAAATGAAAACTCGTTTACAAAACCCAATGCTTTAGGAGTCAG GTGTGTCCGCTGCGAACCAACATTCGTGAATACAAGCCGGTCGTGTTCATGTTCAGAGCCTCACATTTCG ACAGGTGGATTATGTTTCAGCAACACAGGGAATTTTCCTCAACGTTTAATTTCCACTGAACGTTATGGCGAGCTT GGCATGTCATCAAACTCAGAATGGTTTACAAAGTATTTGCAGGCAACAGCAGCTGCATGCTGG ACTCACAGCAACCTGACATCTTGCCAAGCTCTCGGGAATATGTGCGTGATGAACATGAACTCTTACGACTCGACTACATTCGATGCTTGCCGACTGTTCCACTACGTCTTCGAAGGCGCTGCTGGGCTGACCGGCGTGCATTCTGTCCCGTTCTG GAGACAGAACCTTCCTTGGCTGTTTTACGGAGACCAGCCAGGATTGGCTTCTCAAGTTCTCAGTACTACCCCTCTTCCTACAAATTTCAGTTTTAAAGGACAAAACCAG CTGAAGTTTGTTGCTGCTTCCTACGATATACGAGGAAACTTCATCAGATGGCAAACTGTAAAAGGTGGTGTTCTACAG CTTTGTCCAGACACCGAGAGAAGACTAGATGCTGCATATTCTTTTGGAACAACGTACCAGCAAAAC tgtgaaatctctctctctaaACTCCTGGCTGACTTTCCCAGTCCTGTGTTTTATGATATTTACCTGGAATATACTGATGAAGTGCAACATCATTACCTTTGGGCTATCCCAGTGTTAAACCTCAATCTTCAACATAATAAACTGTTTGTGAACCAAG ACAGTAGCTCCAGCAAGTGGCTTCTGACTCGGCGCATTTTCTTAGTGGATGCAGTAAGTGGACGAGAAAATGACCTAGGAAATCAGCCAAGAGTAATTCGAGTTGCTACCCAGATATCACTGAG cATACGCCTTGTACCCAACACAAAGAATGGAAACATCTACACTCCCTTACTCACCATTGCCTACAGTGACATTGACATCAAAAATGCTTATAGCCAGTCTGTGAAG